From Trichoderma atroviride chromosome 1, complete sequence, one genomic window encodes:
- a CDS encoding uncharacterized protein (EggNog:ENOG41~TransMembrane:3 (i82-108o120-138i150-175o)), translating into MPFADEKTAAAEPTSPTDQAGFFTTSSSENGKSFDAYVHEKPESAPAVSQPANQDDAQAAAAPQGPAPDSPEANYNPKSAKFWLILLSAFVSMFLVALDRTIISTAIPTITDDFKSLGDIGWYGSAYMLSTAAFQLVWGRIYRFYDLRFTFLSCIIIFEIGSAVCGAAPSSPVFIVGKCPLSF; encoded by the coding sequence ATGCCTTTCGCCGATGAAAAGACCGCGGCGGCAGAGCCAACGTCTCCTACCGACCAAGCTGGATTCTTCACCACATCTTCATCCGAGAATGGGAAAAGCTTCGACGCATACGTCCATGAAAAACCCGAGTCAGCACCGGCAGTTTCACAGCCAGCAAACCAAGATGATGCTcaggccgcagcagcacctcAGGGCCCAGCCCCCGACAGCCCAGAAGCAAACTACAATCCCAAGTCTGCCAAGTTCTGGCTCATCCTGCTCTCTGCCTTTGTGTCCATGTTCCTCGTCGCCCTGGACCGAACCATCATCTCCACCGCCATTCCCACAATCACCGACGACTTCAAGAGCTTGGGCGACATTGGATGGTATGGATCGGCTTATATGCTTTCTACGGCTGCGTTTCAGTTGGTTTGGGGACGCATCTATCGCTTCTATGATTTGCGCTTCACCTTTTTAtcttgcatcatcatctttgagATTGGTTCTGCGGTATGCGGTGCGGCGCCAAGTTCTCCCGTCTTCATTGTTGGTAAGTGTCCTCTCTCCTTCTAA
- a CDS encoding uncharacterized protein (EggNog:ENOG41~TransMembrane:9 (n6-17c25/26o35-52i73-92o104-125i146-166o178-197i204-223o235-257i269-292o342-360i)) — protein sequence MFQAMFGLVFGIASVSGPLIGGALTERATWRWCFYLNLPVGAVAFVFMFLFLRMPKKAHPPATISEQILRLDPFGTFFFIPSTVSLLLALQWGGSTYAWSNWRIILLFIMFGLCAIGFAAVQVLMPKTASLPPKVITQRTMFFGTFFMLFTAGGMMLCVYYIPLWFQTTHGINPVKSGIYTLPLVLSLVVASIMSGFLTQKSGYYTPSLIIGPCIMAVGEGLLSTFQPDTPSSHWIGYQFLTGFGLGFGFQTVNLAIQTVLPKEEIPTGVAILFFAQQLGGAIFVSVGQTILSTLLVARLSDIPGLDPMMIVKTGATELAKTVPSEFLSAVINAYNYACTRIFIAAVALTCASLLCAFGIEFRSIKKVKGPETKA from the exons ATGTTCCAAG CCATGTTCGGCCTGGTATTTGGCATCGCCAGCGTGTCCGGCCCCCTCATCGGCGGCGCCCTCACCGAGCGCGCAACATGGCGATGGTGCTTCTACCTCAACCTCCCCGTCGGCGCCGTCGCCTTCGTCTTCAtgttcctcttcctccgaATGCCCAAAAAGGCCCATCCGCCCGCCACCATCAGCGAGCAGATTCTCCGCCTCGACCCCTTTGgcacattcttcttcatcccgTCCACCGTGTCCCTCCTGCTTGCGCTGCAGTGGGGCGGCTCGACGTATGCTTGGAGCAACTGGcgcatcatcctcctcttcatcatgttTGGGCTCTGCGCCATTGGCTTTGCTGCCGTCCAGGTTTTGATGCCCAAGACGGCGTCGCTGCCTCCCAAGGTTATTACGCAGCGGACCATGTTTTTCGGCACCTTCTTCATGCTCTTTACGGCGGGTGGGATGATGCTCTGCGTTTACTACATTCCCCTGTGGT TTCAAACTACGCATGGCATTAATCCGGTCAAGTCTGGCATCTACACCCTTCCACTcgtcctcagcctcgtcgtgGCATCCATCATGTCCGGCTTCCTCACCCAAAAGTCCGGATACTACACCCCGTCCCTCATCATCGGCCCATGCATCATGGCCGTCGGCGAAGGCCTCTTGTCCACATTCCAGCCCGACACTCCATCCTCTCACTGGATCGGCTATCAGTTCCTCACCGGCTTCGGCCTGGGCTTTGGCTTCCAGACCGTCAACCTGGCCATCCAAACCGTGCTGCCCAAGGAGGAAATCCCCACGGGCGTtgccatcctcttctttgcgcagcagctcggcggcgCCATCTTCGTTTCCGTCGGCCAGACCATCCTCAGCACCCTGCTCGTCGCTCGTCTCTCAGATATCCCAGGCCTGGACCCCATGATGATTGTGAAGACTGGCGCAACTGAGCTCGCAAAGACGGTTCCTTCGGAATTCCTGTCCGCTGTGATTAATGCGTATAATTATGCCTGCACGAGAATCTTCATTGCCGCAGTGGCATTGACTTGCGCTTCGCTGCTTTGCGCTTTTGGTATCGAGTTTAGAAGCATCAAGAAGGTCAAGGGCCCGGAGACAAAGGCATGA